The Altererythrobacter sp. ZODW24 genome window below encodes:
- a CDS encoding Flp family type IVb pilin produces MKTFLKTFARDESGASAAEYALILAIVGAAIATAAGLLGGEIRDAIVGAEKNVADSQTGLPAAD; encoded by the coding sequence ATGAAGACTTTTCTGAAAACTTTCGCACGTGACGAATCCGGCGCTTCGGCTGCTGAATATGCACTGATCCTCGCCATCGTTGGCGCAGCGATTGCGACGGCTGCTGGCCTGCTTGGCGGCGAAATCCGCGATGCAATCGTCGGTGCTGAGAAGAATGTTGCTGACTCGCAGACTGGCCTTCCAGCTGCTGACTAA
- a CDS encoding Flp family type IVb pilin, protein MKTFLKTFARDESGASAAEYALILAIVGAAIATAAGLLGGEIRDAIVGAEKQVSDSQTGLPAAD, encoded by the coding sequence ATGAAGACTTTTCTGAAAACTTTCGCACGTGACGAATCCGGCGCATCGGCTGCTGAATATGCACTGATCCTCGCCATCGTTGGCGCAGCGATTGCAACGGCCGCTGGTCTGCTTGGCGGCGAAATCCGCGACGCGATCGTCGGTGCTGAGAAGCAAGTTTCGGATTCGCAAACTGGCCTTCCAGCTGCTGACTAA